The DNA window CTTGATTTCCCGGCAACAGGTGACTGGGTGCGTGTACAGTATTTCGATGATGATTCCTTTGCCGTCATCCACGAAATACTGCCCAGAAAATCGCTCCTGAAACGGAAAATGGCCGGTAAAAAAATCGATTATCAGCTGATAGCCTCCAATATCGATACCGCGTTCATTGTCCAAACGAACGATTTCGATTTCAACATACCGAGACTCGAGCGCTATCTGACCATGGTGCATGAAAGTGACATTAAACCGGTTATCGTGCTCAGTAAACGTGATTTGATCTCCCCGGAACAACTGGAAAGAAATATAGCGGCGATCAGAAGCATGAATCATGACTATGAAATATTCGCTTTCAGCAACAAGACCGGTGAAGGCCTGAACGAGCTTAAGGGCTCTATCAGGGCCGGTGAAACATATTGCCTTCTCGGATCGTCCGGTGTCGGGAAAACGACGCTGATCAACAGCATTATCGGCCAGGATGTCTATGCAACGAGCGAAGTCAGTAAAAAGGACGGGAAAGGCAGGCATATAACCTCGCGCCGTCAGCTGATAGTTCTTGACCGGGGCGGGATGATCATCGATACACCCGGAATGAGGGAGCTCGGTAATTTCGGAGTCGATACGGGAATTAATGAAACGTTCGGCGATATTGTCGCCCTGACGGAAACATGCCGTTTCAAGAATTGCACACACATCAGCGAACCCGGATGTTCGGTTCTGGAGGCGGTTGAAAAAGGAGAATTGAGCGCGAAACGGTATCAGAATTATATGAAATTACGTAAAGAGTCGGAATATTATGAGATGTCATATCTCGATAAACGGAAGAAAGACAAAAAGTTCGGGAAATTCTGTAAGGATGCGCTGAAAAACCTGAAAAAGGCGAGAAGTCTGGACTACTGAGTATGATGGCGGGCACTATGAAGATATGTGAAAAAGACCATGACCGGTGAACGAGAGTTGTCGAGGCTCCTTGCGGCTATGAAGCCGGAGCTTCGCGATGGTGAGTTCGTATTCTGCGCTGTCACGCCCGAGGCACTCGAAGAACTGTGCATCGAGCCTGTCGGATGGTTTCGCGAGCGTGAGGGGATTACCCTGATCGTTGAAAGAAACGCCGCGGACAGCGCAGGTCTGAAATACGGATGCGTGATGAGAATGATCACCCTTACGGTACATTCAGTCCTGGAGGCTGTCGGATTTCTTGCCGCGATAACGAAAAGGCTGGCCGAGGCCGGAATCAGTGTGAATCCGGTTTCGGCCTTCTATCATGATCACCTGTTCGTGCCGTCCGAAAAAGCCCCGGCAGCGCTGAAGATGCTCGACGAGCTCATGAGCGGCGCCGGACAGCCTGAGGATAAGCCAGTCACCTGACCGGCCGTATCGTTATCGGATGCCGCGCCTGACCATGAGGTTTTTCTGCCTGGTTTTTCGGCGGCCCCGTGGTCTTCCGGGCATCGCGGGAACGATGGACGATGATGACTTCCGTTCGAGGAGTGCAGCTATGGAGGCGGAGTGGAAGGGATGGTCTATGACTGCGGTCAACGGGCACTTGGTCAGTTTCTCGATCTCACGAAGCAATTTTATTTCCTCGGCATTACAGAATGACAGTGCTATACCGGCAGCTCCGGCGCGGGCAGTCCGCCCGATCCTGTGTACATAGCTTTCCGGATCCTCCGGCATTTCGTAGTTGATAACATGCGAGATTCCCTCCACATCGATCCCCCGCGAGACAATATCGGTCGCGACGAGCACCTTGATTTTGCCGTGATCGAACGCCGAAAGCGCGCGTTGACGGGCGTTCTGGCTCTTGTTCGAGTGGATGGCATCGGCTGAGATACCGTGGTTCATGAGCTGACGCATGAGATGATCGGCCCGGTGTTTTGTGCGGGCGAAAACCAGAGCTCTGCTGACATTCTTGTCTTTCAGAATGCCGGCGAGGAGTTCGCGTTTATTCATCTGCTCGACGAAGAGGACCTTCTGCTCGATGTTTACGGATACGGAAGCGGCAGGGGAAACCTCCACTTTCGACGGATTCCGGAGCATGTCGGAGGCGAGGTTGGCAATCTCCCCCGTCAATGTAGCCGAGAAAAACAACGTCTGCCGGTCCCTGGGAAGTTCGGACACGATTTTCCGGACATCGTTGATAAATCCCATGTCCAGCATACGGTCCGCCTCATCGAGGACGAGCATTTTAATCCGGTCGAGACGGATATATCCCTGATTGTGCAGATCGAGCAGCCGTCCCGGAGTCGCGACAAGAATGTCGGGATTTTTCCGGAGAGCCCTGATCTGTGAAGCCGCAGGCACTCCCCCGAGGACCACGGTCGTTCGCAGCTTGAGGTAACGGCCATAGGTACGGAGACTCTCCTCGATCTGCAGCGCGAGCTCACGGGTGGGGGTAAGAATTAAAGCACGGATGTGCCTGGAACCGCCCGGCTCCTGCTCATGCAGTATCTGCAGCATCGGGAGGGCAAACGCCGCTGTTTTTCCGGTGCCGGTCTGCGCGGTGGCGAGAAGGTCATTGCCCGCAAGCACCTCCGGAATGGCCGCCTGCTGAACGGGTGTCGGATTTTGATACCCCTGCTCCGATAACGCGCGGAGAATGGGTTCATTGAGTGAAAGATTTTTGAAATGATCGGAATGCATAATGCTCCTGTCTTGTTGCCCGAGATAAACGGCGGTGAAGTCTCGTATGTGCACTCAAGATGGGGCATGATGCCGAGAAGTAACGCAGAAAATCATCGGAAGGTTACCGAAAAACGTGGATTAACGGGGGATAATATAACAGGAAGTTCACCATTATGCAAGAGAAATAAAAAAGACGGCCGTTTTCAGCGGCATGGCAATATTAAATCTGCCCGGGAAAAGATGAAAAATGACGCTTGATTTATTATTGAATGGGTAAGTATTATTTATGGTATACTATAATAGTGTCGGTTGATTTTTTAAGTAGCCCCCTTTCTGTCACTTCGTGACATTCTTCCCCCTCAAGGGGGCAGGACATAACTGCAAGCGCCATAATATGTTGCCCCCTCCGGGGGAAACAGGCGCGTAAGCGCCGAAGGGGGCTGTTGTAAAGAATAAGAGACAGTGTATCGAAAATTGTGGAGATTCATTTAAAAACCATAGCGTTTTCAATACATTATGACGTTTGATATGAAACATAACCGGGCGCTATTGGTACACTATATATAAATACTCAAGGGGTAATCGGTAAAATTTAGAAAACAGCACCCTATAGGCCTGTATATCGTCGATTTTTTCTGCCCTGAACGGGCGCTCATAATCGAAATAGATGGAGACTCTCGTTTTACTAATGATGCTTTAAAAATCTTGTGATAAAGTCTGTATGTGTGGATATAAGCTGTCAAGGGTCGGCATTCAGTGCCGATCCCCGATTAATGATTCGGGGACAAGCTTACATGCCCTTGACAGCACCGAAACAATACATTTCATTATCGGGCTCGTGAAAAATATACTTTTTCACAGCCCTCTTAATATAGGAGGGAAATTCATGGTACGTGCGCACCTGGATCATATCGTCATAGCCGCGGAGACGCTTGAACAGGGTGTAGAGTATGTCGGAGGGATTCTGGGAGTCGAGCCTTACGGCGGCGGAAAACATGTCGCCCAGGGCACGCACAATAAGGTGCTCAGGCTCGATGACAAGCGTTATCTGGAAGTGATAGCGATCGATCCCGAGGGACGGAAACCGGATTTTCCGCGTTGGTTCGATCTTGATTCCGCGCGCCTCCGGAGCGAGCTGAAAATAAAACCCCGTCTCATAACATGGGTGGCGCGGACGGACGATATCGACGGGCTGCTCGGTCAGTGTCCGCTTTCGCTCGGGTCGGTCAGGCCCATGAGCAGGGGGCAGCTCAACTGGAAGATAACCTGCACTAAAGACGGGTCGATGCCCGGCGGCGGAGTCATCCCGCCCATAATTCAATGGGACACGCCGATCCATCCGACCGCAAATATGAACGATTCGGGATGCTCTTTAATCAGGCTTGAGGGATTCCATACGGATACTGAATATATTACAAAGATTTTACAGTCTCTCGGGCTCGAAAACGATATAACCATCAACCGGGTAAGCACCACAAACGGTATCGGCATGAGGGCACATATTGAAACCCCGGGCGGAATCAAGGTTTTATAGTGCGTTTCTGCCCGCTTCATGAATCCCGGATAGCGGCATACCGGGCTGGATAATCACTAATCACAGGGGGTGTATATGAACTGGACAGAATTGCTGAAAGTCGAGACCGAGCACAATTACAAGGTCGCCGAGGGGCTTCTCGATCTGGTCGATAACGACAGGCTTGACTGGAAACCCTCGACCGGAAGCAACTGGATGACCACCGGCCAGCTGATCTTCCACATTGTCAGTGCATGCGGCGCAGGGTTCAAGGGATTCGTTACCGGAGACTGGGGTTTTCAGCCGGGAACCGATGCAGACGCTATTCCTCCCGAGGAGATGCTGTTGCCCGCCGAAAAGCTTCCGAAAATCGGCAGCATTGCCGAGGCGAAAAAACTTCTTCGTGAGGACAGGCTCCTTGCGCTTGACATGCTCGGTAAATGTTCGGAAAAGGATTTAGCCGAAAAAATCGCTCCGGCGCCCTGGGATCAGGAAAAGACAGTCCTCGGACACCGTCTCCTCCAGATGGTCGAACATCTCGGTTCCCACAAAAGCCAGCTATTCTACTATCTGAAGCTCCAGGGCAAGCCTGTTCACACCGGTCACCTGTGGGGTATGTAGATATTGCTCCGGCGGATAAATAATAATACCAATAGCTTGAATAGATGCCGAAACAAGTTCGGCATGACGTCATCCGATGTCACTGTTTATTCGCCGAAGCGATAATTCAACCGGAGTATTCATAGAACACGGATTCACAAGGACTTACATGAATTGGGAGGATTAACGAATGGCTCGAGCACGGTCAGGACGTCTTGTGATTCTTTCCGGCCCGTCATGCGTCGGGAAAAGCCCGCTGTACAAGGCCCTCGTCAGATTTCACCCGGAGCTGACAGAAGCTCTCCGGCCCCTTGTCCTCTACAACAGCCGTGCTCCGCGGCCCGGCGAACGGGACGGCGTGGATTACTACTTCCGCACCCGCGGGCAGGTGGAAGCCCTCAAAGAAAAGGAACAGTTCGTTGTCATCGATGTCCGGGGCGATCTTCAGGCGCTTGACCTGCAGGAACTGACCGGGCAGCTCGGAAACGGTGATGTGCTCTTCGAGGGGAACCCGTTTGTGGGGCGAACGCTTCAGACACATCCGCAGCTGGCGAACATAGCGAAATCAGGTGTTTTCATGTCTCCGCTGTCACGGGAGGAGATCGTGTTTCTGAAAGCACCGGAGCGCAATGTCTCGCTTTCCGGGCTTATCACCGATGTCATGAGGCGGAAGTTACTCCGCAGGACACGGCGGCAGAAGGGCGAGCTTTCCCTCGGGGATCTCGAAAACATCGAAAAACGCGCATCGAGCGCATATGGCGAGCTGAAGGAAGCCCGCTACTTCGAATATGTGATTCCGAACCATGACGGCGAGGACAGCGAGAACTGGGACGCGTTCTATTACCCGCTGGGGGATGCACGGAAAGCTCTCCTGGCGTTTGTTTCGCTTCTCGAGGGAACTGAGCCGGCCTGTGCCGAGCGGTGGGAACATGACCTGATTCCGTAGCGTTTTTTTTCTGTGGAGCCGGTTATGATACGGGTGTTTGCAGGTGAGAAGTCCCCTGAAAGTATAGATAAAATCAGTGCTAATCATGGAACTTGATTTACCCGAAAAGTATTACTATACTTGAATAATTATCTTTAACAGTCGATTATACCTGTTTTTCAGGAGATACGTGAATGTCAGTCCAATCCCCGAATGGCAAACCGCGCAAAGACCGTACAAAAGCCGCGATGGGAAATCCCCGGACACCCGACCGGGAATTAAGTCTGTTCCGGGAACTTTTGGAAATCGTTTGCAAAAACCGTTTACCTGGCGAAACCTACCCGTTGTTACTCGCAGAAATCTCATCTTTCACCGGTTTTCCCATATGTTTCATCGAGTTGTATGACGAAAAGAAGCAGGTCATGACATTTGAGGCTGTGTATGGGATCGATTCATACACCGGAACGGAAGCATACAAGATACCGCTCGATAAAACCCTGTCGGGCGAGGCTGTCCGCACAGGTAAACCGGTGGTAGGCACCCGGGGGGAAGGGACTGCCTGGTACGCTTCTAATTTGTATAAAAATATCGATATTAAAACGCACATCTGCTTTCCTTTATTGACCGATAATCATGTTACACGCGTTCTCCACCTCGCTCACTGTGAAACCGTTGAATATGACAGCCGGTTTTTCGAATGGTTCCGGACTGTAGCTGAATGTATCGGGCTTATAACAGACCATGTCAAGATGGTGGAACGGTCAAGGGAAGATCGGGAAAAGCTGAGTAGTTTTATTGAAAACTCGCAGTTCGGTATTTTCAGAAGCTCGCTTGATGGCCGTATTTTGTATGCAAATAAAGCTATCACCAGTATTTTCGGTTATTCTGCCGAGGAGGCATTGAAAATCACCGATTCTGGTCACCAGTTATTCATTGCTCCCGAACGCCGCGCTGAAATTATAAACGCTATAATCCACAATACCGGAAAGACAACGTTTGAGACCGATTTCAGGAAAAAAGACGGCACCATTTTCACGGTGAATCTCCATATCACTCCTATTCGCGATACGGATGGGAATGTGCTTTATCTGGAGGGTTTTGTCGAGGACATCGGTGAACGGAAAAAAGCCGAGAGGGCTCTTCAGGAAAGCGAAAAAAAGTACCGCCTTCTCTTCAGCGAGATGATCAATGGCTTTGCCCTCTGTGAGATTATAATCGGGCCTGATGGCAAACCCTGTGATTTCCGCTACCTCGATGTCAATCCCGGTTACGAGCGCCAGATGGGGCTCGAGAGGGGCAAGGTTGTCGGCAAAACGGGGTCGGAGTTATTTCCGAACAACGACCCTTTCTGGCTCGATGTATACAGCAGGGTTGCATTGACCGGTCAGCCGATGAGCTTCGAACGGTATGGGAAAATTGCGGACAAATACTTTGAAGTCAATGCATTCTGCCCGGAAAAGGGAAAATTTGCCATTACCTTTACCGATATCACCGAACGGCATAAAGTGCAGGCAGCGCTCAGGGAGAGTGAGGAGAAGTACCGGAAACTCTATAACGGGATGGTCGTCGGTTTTTCGCTTTTGGATGTTATTCCTGGCCGCGAGGATAGTCATGACGGATATATTTTTATCGAGGTGAATCCCGGATTCGAGCGTTCGACGGGGATTGAAGCGAAAAATGTTGTTGGCAGAACAGCGGGAGAAGTTTTTCCGAAAGCACACCATGAATGGGTGGAACATTTCAAAAATGTCTTAGCGACGGGAATGTTGGAGCATTTCGAGATAATGGCCGAAAGCCTGAAAAGATTTTACGATGTGACCGCCTTCAAAATGGAAAACAGGCTCGCCGTGACCTTCAGCGATATATCGGAGCGGAAAATTGCGGAAGATGCGCTCAGGGAATCCGAAAGCCGGTATAGAATCCTGTTCGAGAGCGCCGGCGATGTGATCGTCATTCACGATTATGACGGCAGGATTCTGGATATCAACCGTATGGCAGGTGAAAAACTGGGATATGGTTATGATGATCTGATTTCCATGAGCGTATGGGATTTATCCGCCGAGGGGGAGCTGCGGTACGGCGGGCTGGAGGAACAGCTTATCTCGAAAGGATATGTCTTTTATGAGTGGGAGTGTATTCGTCAGGACGGAAAGGAAATATCCTTTGAGGTCAACGCCCGTCTGATAGAATTCAGGGGAATAAAGGCCGTGCTCGGAATAGCCCGCGATATTACACAGCGCAAGCTCCTTGAAAAACAGTATGTTCAGGCCCAGAAAATGGAAGTCATGGCCCGTCTTGCCGGGGGCGTGGCCCATGATTTCAATAATGTTCTCACCGCGATTTTAGGGTATGCGGATCTTGCCGCGCTTGAGCTCAGCGAGGAAAATCCGGCGTACGATGATATCAGCGAGATGAAAAAAACCGCGGAGCGCGCCATCAGCCTCACCCGGCAGCTCCTCGCGTTCTCACGGCACCAGATGATCGAGCCGAAAGTAATAAACGTTAATACGGTTATCAGTAACATGGACAGTATGCTCCGCCGTCTCATCGGGGAGGATGTCGAGCTTCTGACCATACCGAAACAGAACCTGTGGGCGGTGAAGATCGATCCCGGCCAGTTGGAACAGGTGCTGACCAATCTTGTCATCAACGCCCGTGATGCCATGACAAACGGCGGTACTGTGATAATCGAGACCGACAATATACTGCTCGATGGGGAGTATGCGAACACTCATGCGGAAGTTGTTCCCGGAGAGTATGTTCAGATAACGGTGAGCGATACCGGCATGGGTATGAACGAGGAAGTGATGAGCCAGATATTCGAGCCTTTTTATACGACAAAGGAGAAGGATAAAGGAACCGGCCTGGGGCTTTCAACCTGCTATGGAATCGTAAAACAGAATAAAGGTCATATCTTTGTATACAGCGAGGTCGGTCTCGGCTCGACCTTCAAGGTCTATTTACCGCGGGCCGAAGGTGTCCCTGAAAACGACGGGAATCTGAGCGATATGCATTTTCTGCCCGGAGGGAAAGAAACCATACTGATTGTGGAGGATGAATCTTCGGTCCGTAAAATGGTTGCCCGGATTCTGTCAGACCTCGGTTATACGATTATCGAGGCCTCGAACGGTGAAGAAGCGCTCGATGTTGCCGGACAGCACAGTCTGGAAAAGATCAATCTGCTTCTCACCGATGTTGTGATGCCGCAGATGGGAGGGATTGAGCTTTCCGAGAATATACGACGGTTGAATCCGTCCATGAAAATTCTGTTTGTTTCGGGATATACGGGCGACACCATGTTCCAGCGCCGTTTTTTCGAGGGGGACATTCAGTTTCTGCAGAAACCTTTCTCCGTGGATAAGCTCGCCACAAAAATCCGCGAGATACTCGATTCCTGACCTTGTGCCGTACGGATTCCCGCGAGGATTTTCCACGGATTGTCCCATGAACTGCCCCGGAGCATGGCGGTGAAGTATTGAAGATGACCCGCTCGCTGCCACCGACGTGCTGCGTGTCCCCTCTTTTAAAGAGTCGCTGTGGTATAAGGAAGAGAAGGGAAGTGGGTTACGGTGATACATGCGGTAACGGTCAAATTCGGGTACAAACACAAAAGATGAAGGAGAAGACCGCGATGGCACCAGATGTTAAGAAAATTCTGACCTTTGTCGGGCTGACCTACCTGTTCTGCTGGCTCCTTATCGGTGTATATGCAATATCCGGCGGTGAATGGGTCAGCGGGAAAACCGCTCCGGTTGCTTTGCTTTTTTCATGGATTCCAGGGCTGGTCGCCATCGGACTCCAGAAATACCTGTACAAGGACAGGGAGCCGGTCATGAGCAGGCTTTCCATACGGTTCCGGCCCAACCGCTGGTTTTTCGTGGCGGCGGCGATTCCTGCTGTTGCGGCGCTCGCCACCAACGAGGTTGGACTCATGCTGCCCTGGCACGAGTACTCTCCCGATATGGCCGGCTTTTACCGTATGCTGGAAAAAACCCTGTCTCCCGAGAAAATCGAGCAGGTGCGGATGTTTTATGACCGTCTGCCGTTCTCCGTATTCTGGTTTTCATTTGTCACCGGTATCGTCGGGGGAGTAACTATCAGCGCACTGTTTACCCTCGGCGAGGAAATCGGATGGCGGGGATTTGTTCAGAAACAGTTTTCGGCGCTGGGTTTCTGGAAATCATCGCTCCTCACCGGATTTCTCTGGGGCGTATGGTATGTGCCGACCGTGCTCATGGGCCAGTATTACGACGATCACCGCGGTTACGGTGCGGGTATGATGATCGTGTTCTGCCTTCTCCTCGCGCCGCTGCTCAATTATATCAGGCTCAAGTCAGGTTCCGTCGCCGCCGCCTCGATATTTCACGGGACATTGAAAAGCCTTGTGGCTGTTCCCATGATCATGGTCGAGGGCGGGAATGACCTGACCCTCGGATTTACCGGGCTTGCCGGATTCATCGTGCTCTTTGTCGCCAACCTGCTCGTTGCCGGGTTCGACCGGTTTGTTTCCGATCAGCCGGTGATTTTCCCCGTTGCCGAGGCTGCTGATGAGGTCGCGAATGAATCCGGAGAGGAGGAAGAAAAGACCTCATGACTGATTTCGGACATTGCGACAGCTTGTAATACCGGTTGTCATATAGTGCATGTTTTCACACAGATAAGATGAATAATTGGTTTTAACCGGAAACACATGAAAAGTACTCAACCATGTTAAAATACAGGACAGAATATATTAACCTCCGGTTCGGGCGGGAAATGCTGGTAACAAAATTCTCATAAAATGACTTTATTTCGTGCAAAATCTGTTGCCATTCAAGGTGTTGTTATATATATTGATTGCTCAAAGTGCCGTATAACAGGGTTTAATTCAGAAATATCCAATACTTAATCTATTATGCGCAGGTTTTCTTTTGATTTGTAGTTCCGCAAAAAAGCCTGTTGACGAATAATAGATTATTTTTCTATTTTGGCTGTTGTTGATTTTCTTTCATAAATTTATTATTCTTATAGAAATACAAAAAATATGATCAATGATTTAAAGTATAATATTGGAGGGGGTCATGGAGAAGATCAGGATTGCAATTACCGGAATCGGTAATTGCGCTAGTTCATTAATCCAGGGGATATCCTATTATAAAGACAAAAAGGAAGAGGATGTCACCGGATTAATGCACTGGAACCTCGGTGGCTATAAGCCCTGTGACATAGAGGTTGTCGCCGCCTTAGACATCGATAAAAGAAAAGTGGGAAAGGATGTGAACGAAGCGATTTTTTCGCTTCCCAACAACACAAAGGTATTCTGCGGGAATATCCCGAAAACCGGTGTCGCGGTGCAGATGGGCAGGGTGTTGGACGGTGTTTCCCCCCACATGCGGAATTATGACGATAAATATACGTTTGTAGTGAGCGACAAGAAAGAGCCTTCCAAAAAGGATGTAGTCAGGATACTGAAAGAGTCGAAAGCTGAGATGCTGCTCAATTATCTTCCGGTAGGATCGGAAGAAGCGGTGAAGTTTTATGCCGAATGCGCCCTCGAGGCGGAAATCGGATTTCAGAACAACATGCCGGTTTTTATTGCAAGCAATACCGAGTGGGCTGCAAAATTCAAGGCGAAAAATATACCCATTATTGGAGATGACATAAAGGCGCAGCTTGGCGCCACCATCACGCACCGTGTCCTTGCGGACCTGTTCAACAAACGCGGTGTGAAGCTCGACAGAACCTACCAGCTCAATACGGGCGGTAATACCGACTTTCTGAATATGCTCAATTCCGAACGGCTGAAATCGAAACGGGTGTCGAAAACCGAGGCGGTGCAGTCTGTGCTCGGAAAACGTCTCGATCCGGAGAACATACATATCGGCCCGAGCGATTTTGTTCCCTGGCAGAAGGATAACAAGGTGTGTTTCCTCAGAATGGAAGGCAGGCTTTTCGGCGATGTTCCCATGAACCTCGAGCTGAGGCTTTCGGTGGAGGATTCCCCGAATTCCGCCGGGGTGGGCATCGATGCGATCAGATGCCTCAAGCTTGCGCTCAACAGGGGCAAAGGCGGTGTGCTCTATTCGCCCTCGTCATTTTTCATGAAACACCCGCCAAAGCAGTATACCGATGAAGAAGCATACCGCATGACCGAGGATTTCATCGCCGGAAAACGTGAGGACTGACAGCGGTTTTTGTAGATAACCGGCGGATTCCTCAGGCTTGCTGATAAATTTTCTCCGTCATCAGGGCCGGAGTCAGGATACGAACCGGCAGGGATTGATTGGGGGCAGGATAGAGGTATTATACTGTAATCCCATTATACAGGGGTTGACCGAACATGAAAAATGACCACATCGAAAAGGTGAAGAAGAGGATCAATGAGCTTGTCGTTCAGTCTCCTTATCCTGAGGAGCCGTTTCATTCGATCAATACGCTCGAATGGCTTCTCAAACTCGCTCCCGATGCGGACATGGCTCTCCAGATAGCCGCGCTCGGCCACGATATCGAACGGTCGGTGGAGGGCAGAAAGGTGAAAGCCGCGAATTTCTCGACCTTCGATGAGTACATGGAGGCGCACGCCCTGAACAGCGCGGAGATTCTCACCGAAATCATGGAGGAATGCGGGGTCGATCAGGAATTGACCGAAGAGGTCGCTTTCCTGGTGAGCCGTCACGAGACCGGTGGAGGCGAACGTCTCGATTTTCTCGTGAACGCCGATGTGCTTTCATTTTTCCAGGTATGCCTTCCGCTCTATTATGACCGTAAGGGAACCGAGCTCACCAAAAAACGGATGGTGTGGGGGTACAAGAAGCTTTCAAAGGAATTACGCAGGAAGGTTTCCGAAATCGAGTTTCTCGATGAGGAGCTCCGAAACCTCGTCGAGGAGACGGTCGGATTCGGGGAAGGATAGGAGTGCGTTTTTCCGGTTTAT is part of the bacterium genome and encodes:
- a CDS encoding DUF4202 domain-containing protein, whose protein sequence is MKNDHIEKVKKRINELVVQSPYPEEPFHSINTLEWLLKLAPDADMALQIAALGHDIERSVEGRKVKAANFSTFDEYMEAHALNSAEILTEIMEECGVDQELTEEVAFLVSRHETGGGERLDFLVNADVLSFFQVCLPLYYDRKGTELTKKRMVWGYKKLSKELRRKVSEIEFLDEELRNLVEETVGFGEG